From a region of the Zingiber officinale cultivar Zhangliang chromosome 4B, Zo_v1.1, whole genome shotgun sequence genome:
- the LOC121975880 gene encoding transcription initiation factor TFIID subunit 10-like: protein MNSSSSSMGGDGRHDDDAALTEFLASLMDYTPTIPDELVEHYLARSGFHCPDIRITRLISVATQKFISDVASDALQHCKARQAAPVKDKSKQPKDKRLVLTMDDLSKALQEYGVNLKHQEYFADSPSTGMDPMSREE, encoded by the exons ATGAATTCCTCGTCTTCATCTATGGGCGGCGATGGCAGGCATGACGATGACGCCGCCCTCACTGAATTCCTCGCCTCCCTCATGGATTATACTCCTACG ATTCCGGATGAGCTGGTGGAGCATTACCTTGCAAGGAGTGGCTTCCACTGCCCCGACATACGAAT AACAAGGCTGATTTCTGTTGCTACACAAAAGTTCATCTCAGACGTTGCAAGTGATGCTCTTCA GCATTGTAAAGCCAGGCAAGCAGCACCAGTCAAGGATAAAAGTAAGCAACCAAAG GATAAGCGGCTTGTCTTAACAATGGATGATCTTTCAAAAGCCCTCCAAGAG TATGGAGTGAACTTGAAACACCAAGAATACTTTGCCGACAGCCCCTCTACCGGAATGGATCCCATGTCGAGGGAGGAATAA